One genomic window of Nakamurella panacisegetis includes the following:
- a CDS encoding type II secretion system F family protein, translated as MNGAQSAAICLTGLGFLVIPGPLPFGSAPRLGRTGWSPRSRRAVVVGIGVLAASVVTAWWPWWIALILALAAGAVSLQAPERRSPARRTGDRQRLAVHADLLAACLESGMAIGAALKAISSVLRALDEPDPDDPLLVLDSVSALLALGADPERAWDAADAHPDLVGLAAAARRSAAGGTTFADAVREHAAILRRAVGDAAERSAGRAGVAMTAPLGLCFLPAFLCLGLAPVVVGLLGSLHLF; from the coding sequence ATGAACGGTGCGCAGTCGGCGGCGATCTGCCTCACCGGTCTCGGGTTCTTGGTCATCCCCGGGCCACTGCCGTTCGGCAGCGCGCCCAGATTGGGTCGCACCGGGTGGTCGCCGCGCAGCCGCCGCGCGGTCGTGGTCGGGATCGGTGTGCTCGCGGCGAGCGTGGTGACCGCATGGTGGCCTTGGTGGATCGCGCTGATCCTGGCTCTGGCGGCGGGGGCCGTGAGTCTCCAGGCGCCGGAACGACGCAGCCCCGCCCGGCGGACCGGCGACCGGCAGCGGCTCGCGGTCCACGCCGATCTGTTGGCCGCGTGTCTGGAGTCCGGGATGGCGATCGGCGCGGCGCTGAAAGCGATCTCGTCCGTCCTGCGCGCGCTCGACGAGCCGGACCCTGACGATCCGCTGCTGGTGCTCGATTCGGTGTCAGCCTTGCTGGCGCTCGGGGCCGACCCGGAGCGGGCGTGGGACGCGGCCGACGCGCACCCCGACCTGGTCGGCCTGGCGGCGGCCGCCCGTCGGTCGGCAGCGGGCGGAACGACGTTCGCCGATGCCGTCCGAGAACACGCCGCCATTTTGCGACGGGCGGTCGGGGACGCGGCCGAGAGGTCGGCCGGCCGGGCCGGCGTGGCCATGACGGCGCCGCTCGGGCTGTGCTTCCTACCGGCGTTTCTCTGCCTCGGGCTGGCCCCGGTCGTGGTCGGTCTGCTCGGCTCGCTGCACCTGTTCTGA
- a CDS encoding class I SAM-dependent methyltransferase, translating to MTTFKASTGRRERQAPRGTGPMTVAAIADEVLVAPLPFHLTAYDGSSTGPLDSPLGFHIASRRGLNYMLTAPGDLGLVRAYIAGDLELTGIHPANPYPLLVALSDELHLRRPGLLDIASVAKSLGWSSLKPVAPPPQEAPARWKRTLHGLRHSKARDADAIHRHYDVSNEFYEHVLGPSMAYTCAVFPNADASLETAQENKFRLVFDKLDLQPGQRLLDIGCGWGSMVRYAARRGVKALGVTLSAEQAEWAQRAIVAEGLQDLAEVRFQDYRDVQESGFDAVSSIGLTEHIGVANYPAYFRSLLTVLRPGGRLLNHCITRPENNSQFKTEAFIDRYVFPDGELTGSGRIITEMQDAGFEVRHSENLREHYALTLRGWCANLERDWDACVAEVGLPTAKVWGLYMAGSRLGFERNNIQLHQVLGVKLGEHGAAAVPLRQWWQS from the coding sequence ATGACCACGTTCAAGGCTTCCACCGGCCGTCGCGAACGCCAGGCTCCGCGTGGTACCGGCCCGATGACGGTGGCCGCCATCGCGGACGAGGTGCTCGTCGCCCCGCTCCCGTTCCACCTGACCGCCTACGACGGGAGCAGCACCGGACCCCTCGACTCCCCGCTCGGTTTCCACATCGCCAGCCGGCGTGGGCTGAACTACATGCTCACCGCGCCCGGCGACCTCGGTCTGGTCCGGGCCTACATCGCCGGCGACCTGGAGCTGACCGGAATCCATCCGGCCAACCCCTACCCGCTGTTGGTGGCCCTGTCCGACGAGCTGCACCTACGGCGCCCCGGACTGCTCGACATCGCCTCGGTGGCCAAGAGTCTCGGATGGAGTTCGCTGAAGCCGGTTGCCCCACCCCCGCAGGAGGCGCCCGCCCGCTGGAAGCGGACACTGCACGGTCTGCGGCACAGCAAAGCCCGTGACGCCGACGCGATCCACCGGCACTACGACGTCTCCAACGAGTTCTACGAGCACGTACTCGGCCCGTCGATGGCATACACCTGCGCGGTGTTCCCCAACGCCGACGCCAGCCTGGAAACCGCCCAGGAGAACAAGTTCCGGCTCGTGTTCGACAAGCTGGACCTGCAGCCCGGGCAGCGTCTGCTCGACATCGGTTGCGGGTGGGGATCGATGGTCCGGTACGCGGCCCGCCGCGGGGTGAAGGCCCTGGGCGTGACGCTGTCGGCCGAGCAGGCCGAGTGGGCCCAGCGGGCCATCGTGGCCGAAGGTCTGCAGGATCTGGCCGAAGTGCGCTTCCAGGACTACCGGGACGTGCAGGAGTCCGGGTTCGATGCGGTGTCCTCCATCGGGTTGACCGAGCACATCGGGGTGGCCAACTACCCGGCCTACTTCCGATCGCTGCTAACCGTGCTCCGGCCCGGCGGGCGTCTGCTGAACCATTGCATCACCCGGCCGGAGAACAACTCTCAGTTCAAGACCGAGGCGTTCATCGACCGGTACGTCTTCCCGGACGGGGAGCTGACCGGTTCGGGCCGCATCATCACCGAGATGCAGGACGCCGGATTCGAGGTGCGGCACAGCGAGAATCTGCGGGAGCACTACGCGCTGACCCTCCGCGGCTGGTGCGCGAACCTGGAACGGGACTGGGACGCCTGTGTCGCCGAGGTCGGCTTGCCAACCGCCAAGGTCTGGGGCCTGTACATGGCCGGGTCGCGTCTGGGCTTCGAGCGCAACAACATCCAGCTGCACCAAGTGCTCGGAGTGAAGTTGGGTGAACACGGTGCCGCTGCGGTGCCGCTGCGGCAGTGGTGGCAAAGCTGA